In Pseudomonas sp. ADAK2, the genomic window CGAAGCGTTCGCTCGGGGTCATTCGCAGCTGACTGCACTTTGTGAACTGGCCATGAATATTGGCGAGCAAGGCGAGTGAAAACTCTGCTTTGCGGCTTGATTCAGGCCTCATGTCACCTGCGCTCGTTACACCTGCAAACTCCACCGTTACGTAGCGAAAGCCCCGTAGGACGGCCTCGCGTCCTGGTGAATTGCGTTGGTCAGGGCCGGTTTTTGACCGTTAGTCCGCTGTCCAGGCCGCTTTTGGCGGCGTTCGCGACTATAGCAGCAATGATTAAGTGCTTCAATTCCATAAAAAATTGTTATCATCCGCGCCATGACGACTACTGCCCCTTCGACCCCAGCCGTACAACTGCTGGAGGTCTCGCCGGAATATGCCGGCCAACGTATTGATAACTTCCTTCTCGCTCGGCTCAAAGGCGTGCCCAAGACCTTGATTTACCGCATTTTGCGCAAAGGCGAAGTGCGAGTGAACAAAGGCCGGATCAAGCCCGAATACAAGCTGCAGGCGGGCGATATCGTGCGCGTGCCGCCGGTTCGCGTGCCTGAGCGCGACGAGCCGGTACCGCTGGCACAAGGCCTGCTCCAGCGCCTCGAAGCCTCGATTATCTTCGAGGACAAGGCGCTGATCGTGATCAACAAGCCTTGCGGCATCGCGGTTCACGGCGGCAGTGGCTTGACCTACGGCGTGATTGAAGCCTTTCGTCAGTTGCGTCCGGATTGCAAGGAACTGGAGCTGGTTCACCGGCTCGACCGTGACACCTCCGGCCTGCTGATGATCGCCAAGAAGCGCAGCATGTTGCGCCACTTGCACACCGCATTGCGCGGCGATGGCGTTGATAAACGCTATATGGCGTTGGTCCGCGGTAACTGGGCAGCGTCG contains:
- the rluC gene encoding 23S rRNA pseudouridine(955/2504/2580) synthase RluC, which encodes MTTTAPSTPAVQLLEVSPEYAGQRIDNFLLARLKGVPKTLIYRILRKGEVRVNKGRIKPEYKLQAGDIVRVPPVRVPERDEPVPLAQGLLQRLEASIIFEDKALIVINKPCGIAVHGGSGLTYGVIEAFRQLRPDCKELELVHRLDRDTSGLLMIAKKRSMLRHLHTALRGDGVDKRYMALVRGNWAASIKQVRASLGKSNLRSGERMVEVDEEEGKESVTVFKVLRRFGDFATLIEAKPITGRTHQIRVHTLHAGHCIAGDTKYGDDDFSKEIRDLGGKRLFLHAYMLTVPLPDGGELKLQAPVDEMWAKTVERLSAPL